The nucleotide sequence TCTGTATTTGGGGCTTGATTCCTCCTAAACACTGCAGTCAGTATGTCTGTGAGTTTAAGATAACTACTGGGCTGTTTCCTTGCATTCACTTTCAAAAATATTGCATTCACTTTCAAAAATAATGCATTCACTTTCAAAAATAATGCATTCACTTTCAAAAATAATGCAAGGAAACAGCCCAGTAGTTATCCTAAACTCACAGACATACTGAATTGAACATTTAGGAGAAATCAAGCCCCAAACACAGTGAATACTCATGATTATTGCACAATGATATTGAAAAGAGCAAGCGCCTGCTCCATAATTATTACATGATATCAAAAAAGCTACGTTTATACAAATAAGAGTTTCTTACCTGCTTTTCTGCAAAGTGGTACTGGCAGAGCTTTTTCCACAACTGTCTGTCTTCACTAAGCATGTACAACGTCGGGGTCACTTGACCCAGAGTAATAATGTCCCAGCCATCAGAGAATCTGTATAAGATGTTATTCAGCATATGGATAGGGAGATCGCTAAGTGTAAGTCCATTGTTGACTTGCTGGAAATAAGAGTTGAAGACTTTTAGCTACAAAAACATGACAGTATAAAGTACAAATAAGATTCTTTACTTTACTGGCATCTTAGTTTAGTTTTTTTCAAATCATTGAGTAACATCTATGATTAATGCCTGCCTATAATTATTCTCTAACTGCTGCTgagaatttaaattaatgtacagaagaagcaaaaaactGTAAGCTTTATAATTCATAGCTTTCCCACTGTCAAAATAAACATATCctaaattcattatttaaatttcaaataatttttgaaacacTTCTGTTCTCTCAAAATAATATTATGCAGTCTTGAAAACTATAATCTAGTCAATTCCATCTATAGTGTGCTAAAGCCTTAACTATAAGAAAGGCATGAACCAATTATTTCTAACTTGCTGGATCACTACAGTTTCTCAATTTTTAttaacaaacaaaacacttgcCTTAAGCCAACTAGAGTAcagaatagaatatagaatacAGGACTGAAGACCAGAGAtacaaaatgaaagcatttcGGAAGTTAGGGGCAGAAGAGAATGGGATAATTTCTGAAGTCTAGAGAAAGGTCCCCCTCATTTATAAATGAGAAGATCTGCAGAGGTGACAGATGAGAGCACTGAGAATGTTTTCATTAACACTATACACCTCTGTGAACTGCAATGGGgtaagcagcagcacagctctacAGGATTAAAGCTGGAGCCCATAGTGCCAGGTGGCACAGGTCCAGCAGGCTGGAGGCCATgtcccagctggcagggagggagcatgggcagctgccagccccagggagcagagctgcactgtcACAAACTGgtagcagcacagcagccctgcatccATGGGCTcacatttctgtctgctttcttcCCAGCCATTCACCTTGCTTATAGACCAGACTTTCCATGGAGTCATCTGGTACAAGCAGTGCTGGAAGAGCAGCATTCCTCCTCTGAGGAATGACTCTGAGCACTATAGATGCAAGATTCCTCATGGGCTACTTCAGCCAGTGTAAAACAGCTCCAAGGGAAGTGTCATGCTGGAAGGGAACAAGTGCAGCAGTAACTGCACTGTCTCAAAAGTGTCTGTGCTGTGGTTGCCTGGTGCATGGAAACTGCTGAGACCAGGTTTCTCAGTTCTCCTTTCTATTCCAAAAGTAGCTGGTTTATTTAGATCACCAGCTCACACAAAAAGGACAATTTCAGAATTTCACAGCCGGAAGCCAATAGATAAAACACTTGTATGACTTTATAATGAGAATTATCTTACAGtatttcttccagaaataaCCTAGTCAGATTAAAAAAGTTGTCTGCTTATCATCAGAAGTTTCCACTATAAAACCCTGGAACAGTGCATACCACATGCTTTGAACACAGTCACATGAGGGGTATCCAGGTGctaaagtctttttttttttttttttttagaaaagcaaCTGTGCTAATGAATAAATCAGTAAATTGCTACTTGAGTTGATACACctccaaaatgttttttagatttttagaaaatttattttggaacTAAAAATTGGGGCTTTTCCCCCATGTCTATCTGACAAACCAGAGACAATTTTTTATAACTTATTTGAGTGGGAAAACCAATTCTATCTATACATCTCTAGTACAAAGCAGCAGTACAGAAACTGTAGAGAAAAGTTATTAAAACATTAGAAAATTAAGCTGATGCCaatgaattaattttacattacttcataaaacaaaacaagcaaaactgtctaaaatgtgtttgaaaCTTGGTTCACTTACAAGTCCTCATGCAACATTCAATATAATTCTCCTCCCccaaatattaattaaaatgattTAATAATATACCTTGTTCAtctgaagattttttaattgttgttgCCACAGAAGGATAGTTTCTAATCGGCAAATCCAAATATTGATGTTGCCCACCAACACAGATTTTCCTACTCCCCTAATTAGTATACAGAGAGTAGAACTCAGATCTTGTAGAAGATCTTTGATCAACCGCGGATTATATTGGTCTTCCataactggaaaacaaaacaaaccaaacacaatTTTGGCTGACAGAGTTAACCAAGCTAATAACTCAAGCTAATCAACATTCCTTATTTAGATGAATTAATTACAACTCAATTGTTTCTGTACAAATAACTGCCCTAATTCCCACCATGACATTCATTGGTGCTGTTCCTTACATGCAAGATCAATAATGAACAATATCACAGGCAAATTTGATGCAAAAATTCATGCTATGCATTTAATAAGCTTAATGCTAAACAGGTAggtaaaaatcccatttcttcAGTTCAAAGCACGCAGTATAACATCTCCATTTAGTGTGgtcaccagaaaaaaataaaaatcaatataatGTAATggctttttcttaaaataatcaaaatgtATGTTTTTTGAGTCGCAGTACATCATGCAAACTGAAACCCAAGTCTTTTATTAACCTAAAGCTTTTACATTTTGTGAAGAGTATAACTTAACAGTAACCattagttttttaaaagaatctaAATGTTACAATTTCACCAACCTGTTACAATAGACTTTATTCataacaaagggaaaataactTACTGCAATCATAGGATGGGAAGTATGAAACCTGGTATAATTAAGAATGCTATTACTATGTCTCACAATGTAAAAATGGGTATAAGAATAAcgaccaaaaaaaaatctgtttatagCTTAGTTACACCAATTAAATCTGAACAGTTAGATTACAAATCTTTAAGTCTTACCCTTCTGCACAATTTTGTCCAAAATGCTAAAGTAGTTCTTCTGTGCTGCACCACTCAGTGAAGTTAACTGGGATTTTGCAATTAACTGCAAAAGctatgacaaaaaaataaaagtcagaaGAATGACATAAGGATGGTTCTAAATGCACATTTAGTGCATACACTCACAACAGCCTGCATTGGCATTTTGTGAAAATATAACTACAGATTTCAGAAGACAAAGTAAGACATGTGGAAAGCTTTAGGCATACCCACTGGCATCCCATGAACAATTTCTGAAGGatgcacattttcaaaatactgtaaaaatgcTTATCTCTGGCAAAGCACGTGACATACTTTATGAATGACAGAGTCTGTTTTGGGGGTTCACAAAGACAAAAGTGAACTTGGATGTGTCTGGGTCCTGAAGTCCCTGACAGATTTGGTAGCCAGGAACATCACTCTGATACTAGCTACCACAATTACAGCTTCCAAGTGAAAGTATCATACTGGTCAAACTGAAGTGTAATGGATTTAGTGCACTACTTTCTACTCATGGAGAGGAAATACTCTATTTTGCCTAAACTAGGCAAAACCAATTTCTGTATTAGACCTACTGTCAGGTTCCTGGTAGAATAAACCACAGCAATCTAATAACGAACAGTGTACAAACCATATCAGTAACTTTCTCTTAAGTATTATAGTAAGAATCTCCTAGCTGTCCACACATCTGTCTCTGAAACCACTGTGAgcaaaaaaaagtgaaattaggGCAAAATAATCACAACAGCTTAAATTCTTGCCTCACATGAATGCCAAGCTACAGCTACTAGAGGCAGCCCTTGCTCCATTCTGGCACATTTGCTTCAACATTTCAGATTAAGTTTCATAGCTGATAAGAACCATTAGGTCTTCAACAAAAAAATGGTCTCTTATTATGAGAGTTTGATGTTGTGACACCATTGCAATGTTTAGAGGTGGGGCACCAAGCTTTGCAATTTGCCCTTAATAACAATGAGTTCAGAACAAGTGTTCTCAACACATGGAAAGGGAAAGCAtggagcagaaaacagcattcCCTACAGAGTGTTCTGGTGCAAAGTAGCACCAAGTGTTGGCACAGAGGATGAAAAAGACTAAGCTTGCCAAAAATTATATTGTATCTTCATTTCTAAAACAGCAATTTGACACTTCACTCAGCAATAATTTTCCTtgggaggaagaaagaataGACCTGTTCTGCCCGTCGCTGATTTTACTTCTGGCTCCTCTGCACGATCTCTGACAAAATATTATGTGctatgaaagaaagaaataattgtCCTGATGTATTTAAATACAAGCAATCTAGTCTCAAAAACTGCATAAATAGATACCAGGATCTCTTTGTTGGCTTTTTCAAAGCCTATTAGCTTGATTAATAATTGAGAACATACCTAGCGGTCTCTGGCAGTCTGCCAGCTCAAGCAAGTAGGTACATTTCTcttgattaattaaaaaaaaaatcaggtgtGTTGCTCAGTCTAAAGatgaaattaaagaaa is from Serinus canaria isolate serCan28SL12 chromosome 3, serCan2020, whole genome shotgun sequence and encodes:
- the FBXO25 gene encoding F-box only protein 25 isoform X3; the protein is MPFLGQDWRSPGWRWVKTEDGWKRCETFSHALEDGNNQLNDISHTVIITGDDENEEVYNTEDCEFAAKKRKKDHFRNNTDSQCFYREKWIYVHKESTKERHGYCTLGEAFNRLDFSSAIQDIRRFNYVVKLLQLIAKSQLTSLSGAAQKNYFSILDKIVQKVMEDQYNPRLIKDLLQDLSSTLCILIRGVGKSVLVGNINIWICRLETILLWQQQLKNLQMNKLKVFNSYFQQVNNGLTLSDLPIHMLNNILYRFSDGWDIITLGQVTPTLYMLSEDRQLWKKLCQYHFAEKQDTGHPCTASDPNTCLMPVSPQHFIDLFKF
- the FBXO25 gene encoding F-box only protein 25 isoform X4, producing the protein MKKCTILKTVSLQPRKGKKIILGITQILNRHGYCTLGEAFNRLDFSSAIQDIRRFNYVVKLLQLIAKSQLTSLSGAAQKNYFSILDKIVQKVMEDQYNPRLIKDLLQDLSSTLCILIRGVGKSVLVGNINIWICRLETILLWQQQLKNLQMNKQVNNGLTLSDLPIHMLNNILYRFSDGWDIITLGQVTPTLYMLSEDRQLWKKLCQYHFAEKQFCRHLIPSEKGHIDWKLMYFALQKYYPIKEQYGDTLHFCRHCSILFWKDTGHPCTASDPNTCLMPVSPQHFIDLFKF